The proteins below are encoded in one region of Desulfobacterales bacterium:
- a CDS encoding ferredoxin has protein sequence MAKKVVIDQDECEGCESCVELCPEVFGFDEDREVAYVIKPEGGPEDEIEEAIDSCPTECISWEED, from the coding sequence ATGGCCAAAAAAGTTGTTATTGATCAGGATGAATGTGAGGGCTGCGAGAGCTGCGTGGAACTCTGCCCGGAGGTGTTCGGGTTTGATGAGGACCGGGAAGTGGCCTATGTCATCAAACCCGAAGGCGGGCCGGAGGATGAAATCGAGGAAGCCATCGACTCCTGTCCAACGGAATGCATTTCTTGGGAAGAAGATTAA